A part of Eubacterium sp. AB3007 genomic DNA contains:
- a CDS encoding AMP-binding protein, with protein sequence MNGYKKDYHLEKRFFLHRDLREMLRWCAEAYSDRIAFITKLKGKALARIPEESRKDAGAAASCVAAPADGAMYVTTTYADLFAQMGWLGSALTARGMAGQKTGVIGENSYRWVLSYVTVACGVGVTVPLDKMLQKEELISCINRADLRCLFYDKKHEGLVREIAESGETNIRLYVLMDPFAGEEMLPALEEGFVTEEALLEEGRALVEAGARDYLDAEIDPDAMSFLLFTSGTTSQSKAVMLSHRNLMSCNFGMNCEELFFPEDINMMILPLHHIYGFSGLLTFLSQGLTNCFCDGLKYIAKNMQEYGVSVIMSVPLLLENMYKKINKAIEKQGAQRKVAVARRLCAAADRVHINLRKRLFRSIIDQMGGRMRFFINGAAALDPEVQKGLNEFGILTVQGYGLTETSPTIASETYRYLRPGSTGKLMPNVEARIDDPDEHGVGELVVRGENVMLGYYNDPEATAEVMEGDWFHTGDLARIDSDGYVFICGRKKNVIVMKNGKNVFPEEIENVLNMLPYVSESMLFTRHKANDLVLWAKVVVDGEYMREHGCSLEELSQRLDQDMEEINRELPAYKMVKHWFLSEQPTIKTTTQKTRRHDEIRQIEEEMASKGLA encoded by the coding sequence ATGAACGGATATAAGAAGGATTACCACCTGGAGAAGCGTTTTTTTCTGCACCGTGATCTGCGGGAGATGCTCAGGTGGTGTGCGGAGGCTTACAGCGATCGTATTGCCTTCATTACCAAACTGAAGGGGAAAGCTCTGGCGAGGATTCCTGAGGAGAGCAGGAAGGATGCGGGCGCGGCAGCGTCCTGTGTCGCCGCGCCCGCCGATGGCGCTATGTATGTGACCACTACATATGCCGATCTGTTTGCGCAGATGGGCTGGCTCGGCAGTGCCCTGACTGCACGTGGTATGGCAGGGCAGAAGACCGGTGTGATCGGAGAGAACAGCTATCGCTGGGTGCTGTCCTACGTGACGGTGGCTTGCGGCGTTGGTGTTACGGTGCCTTTGGACAAGATGCTCCAGAAGGAGGAACTGATCAGTTGCATCAACAGGGCGGACCTTCGGTGCCTGTTTTACGACAAGAAGCACGAGGGACTGGTGAGGGAGATCGCTGAGTCCGGAGAGACAAACATACGGTTATATGTATTGATGGATCCATTCGCCGGCGAGGAGATGCTCCCGGCGCTCGAGGAAGGCTTTGTGACTGAGGAGGCGTTGCTGGAAGAAGGCAGAGCGCTGGTGGAGGCGGGAGCACGGGATTACCTGGACGCAGAGATCGATCCGGATGCCATGTCCTTCCTGCTGTTCACTTCGGGTACCACATCCCAGTCCAAGGCGGTCATGCTTTCCCACAGGAACCTGATGAGCTGCAACTTCGGCATGAACTGCGAGGAACTCTTCTTCCCGGAGGACATCAACATGATGATCCTACCACTTCATCACATCTATGGGTTCTCGGGATTGTTGACCTTCCTGTCCCAGGGGCTGACCAACTGCTTCTGCGATGGACTGAAGTATATCGCAAAGAATATGCAGGAGTACGGGGTGTCGGTGATCATGAGTGTGCCTCTGCTACTGGAGAACATGTACAAGAAAATCAACAAGGCCATCGAGAAGCAGGGCGCCCAGCGGAAGGTGGCGGTCGCCAGAAGGCTTTGTGCGGCAGCAGATCGAGTGCATATCAACCTGCGGAAGAGACTTTTCAGGAGCATCATCGACCAGATGGGCGGCCGAATGCGGTTCTTCATCAATGGAGCAGCGGCGCTGGATCCAGAGGTGCAGAAGGGACTCAACGAGTTCGGGATCCTGACGGTGCAGGGTTACGGTCTGACGGAGACCTCGCCTACCATTGCCAGCGAGACATATCGCTACCTGCGTCCCGGGAGCACAGGAAAACTCATGCCTAACGTGGAGGCGAGGATCGATGATCCGGATGAGCACGGGGTTGGAGAACTGGTGGTCCGGGGAGAGAATGTGATGCTGGGTTACTACAACGATCCGGAAGCCACGGCAGAGGTCATGGAGGGCGACTGGTTCCATACCGGCGACCTGGCTCGTATCGACAGCGACGGATACGTGTTCATCTGTGGCCGCAAGAAGAACGTGATCGTCATGAAGAACGGGAAGAACGTATTTCCTGAGGAGATCGAGAATGTGCTGAACATGCTCCCCTACGTATCGGAAAGTATGCTGTTCACCCGGCACAAAGCCAACGATCTGGTGCTCTGGGCGAAGGTCGTCGTCGATGGAGAGTATATGAGGGAGCACGGATGCTCCCTGGAGGAACTCTCGCAGCGGCTGGACCAGGATATGGAGGAGATCAACCGAGAGTTGCCTGCATACAAGATGGTGAAACACTGGTTCCTCTCGGAGCAGCCCACCATCAAGACCACCACACAGAAGACAAGACGCCACGACGAGATCCGCCAGATCGAGGAGGAAATGGCGTCGAAGGGACTGGCATGA
- a CDS encoding acetyl-CoA C-acetyltransferase: MKDVVIVGAARTAIGTFGGALKDVPARKLGAVVIKEALNRAGVKPEQVDEVIMGDVLQGGLGQNVARQMSLDAGLPVEVPAMTINKVCGSGLRAVELAAQIIKAGDADIIVAGGAENMSATSYALPKARWGARMFNTPAVDMMVNDGLWDVFNNYHMGITAENVAEQWGLTREELDEFALASQQKAEAAIKGGKFKDEIVPVEVPQRKGDPIIFDTDEHPKFGSTMEKMAKLKPAFKKDGGVVTAANASGINDSGAAVVVMSAEKAEELGLKPLVKIVSYASGGVDPSIMGVGPVPATQKALEKADLTIADLDLYEANEAFAAQSLAVGKELGFDPEKLNVNGGAIALGHPIGASGCRILVTLIYEMLKREDAKKGLATLCIGGGMGTAVIVEKC, encoded by the coding sequence ATGAAAGACGTAGTAATCGTAGGTGCTGCTAGAACAGCTATCGGAACTTTCGGTGGAGCTCTGAAGGACGTACCGGCTCGCAAGCTGGGTGCAGTCGTTATCAAGGAAGCCCTGAACAGAGCAGGCGTCAAGCCTGAGCAGGTAGACGAGGTCATCATGGGTGATGTTCTCCAGGGTGGACTTGGTCAGAACGTGGCAAGACAGATGTCTCTGGATGCTGGTCTTCCGGTAGAAGTACCTGCCATGACTATTAACAAGGTCTGCGGTTCCGGTCTGAGAGCAGTTGAACTGGCAGCACAGATCATCAAGGCGGGCGACGCTGATATCATCGTTGCCGGTGGTGCTGAGAATATGTCCGCTACATCCTATGCGCTGCCCAAGGCTAGATGGGGAGCCAGAATGTTCAATACTCCGGCTGTTGATATGATGGTTAACGACGGTCTGTGGGATGTATTCAATAACTACCACATGGGAATCACCGCTGAGAACGTAGCTGAGCAGTGGGGCCTGACCAGAGAAGAACTGGACGAGTTTGCTCTGGCATCCCAGCAGAAGGCAGAAGCAGCTATCAAGGGCGGTAAGTTCAAGGATGAGATCGTTCCTGTCGAGGTCCCTCAGAGAAAGGGTGATCCCATCATCTTCGATACTGATGAGCATCCTAAGTTTGGATCCACCATGGAGAAGATGGCTAAGCTGAAGCCGGCATTCAAGAAGGACGGCGGTGTTGTCACAGCAGCGAACGCTTCCGGAATCAATGATTCTGGCGCTGCAGTGGTCGTAATGTCCGCAGAGAAGGCTGAGGAACTCGGCCTGAAGCCGCTGGTGAAGATCGTAAGCTATGCTTCTGGCGGTGTTGATCCTTCCATCATGGGCGTTGGTCCTGTACCGGCAACTCAGAAGGCTCTGGAGAAGGCTGACCTGACCATCGCTGATCTGGACCTGTATGAGGCTAATGAGGCATTCGCAGCACAGTCTCTGGCAGTTGGCAAGGAGCTGGGATTCGATCCTGAGAAGCTGAACGTCAACGGTGGAGCTATCGCTCTGGGACACCCGATCGGAGCTTCCGGCTGCAGAATTCTCGTCACCTTGATCTACGAGATGCTGAAGAGAGAAGACGCCAAGAAGGGTCTGGCTACTCTGTGCATCGGCGGCGGAATGGGAACTGCTGTCATCGTTGAGAAGTGCTAG
- the surE gene encoding 5'/3'-nucleotidase SurE, with protein MGVDRNSRRLNVLVVNDDGIHSEGLRQLTQALSKVASVYVCAPDTQRSGASQSLTLTDRIYINEAVYPGAEGALMVTGTPTDCTKVGLQFFGERGISFDLIYSGVNLGSNLGCDTLYSGTVGAAMEGALSGVRSIALSLDSHKATDFTVACELAVDVIDMAMEKIGPDTILNINVPYIPRAEIKGIRTCALGGRYYSDGFVEQPGGGYELEGYPAPEEDESLRLDMAALGAGYVTITPMHCDYTQFDKMETVEAFGLKLRT; from the coding sequence ATGGGAGTAGACAGAAACAGCCGCCGGCTGAATGTGCTGGTGGTGAACGACGACGGTATTCATTCCGAAGGATTGCGTCAGTTGACCCAGGCTTTGAGCAAGGTGGCCAGCGTATATGTATGTGCGCCGGATACCCAGAGAAGTGGCGCCAGTCAGTCCCTGACCCTGACGGACCGCATCTACATTAACGAAGCGGTGTATCCCGGCGCAGAGGGGGCGCTGATGGTGACCGGAACTCCTACCGACTGCACCAAGGTCGGTCTGCAATTTTTTGGAGAGAGGGGGATATCGTTCGATCTGATCTACAGCGGTGTCAACCTGGGTAGCAACCTGGGTTGCGACACCTTGTACTCTGGCACAGTGGGAGCAGCCATGGAAGGTGCACTCAGCGGAGTGCGGAGCATCGCTTTGTCGCTGGACTCGCACAAAGCCACGGACTTCACTGTCGCATGCGAACTGGCGGTGGATGTAATCGATATGGCCATGGAGAAGATCGGACCGGATACCATTCTGAATATCAACGTGCCCTACATCCCCAGGGCCGAGATCAAGGGGATCCGAACCTGCGCACTGGGTGGGCGTTATTACTCGGACGGTTTTGTGGAGCAGCCAGGAGGCGGGTACGAGTTGGAAGGATACCCGGCTCCTGAAGAGGATGAAAGCCTGCGACTCGATATGGCGGCGCTGGGCGCCGGCTATGTGACCATCACCCCCATGCACTGCGACTACACTCAGTTTGATAAGATGGAGACGGTGGAAGCATTTGGTTTAAAATTAAGAACATAA
- a CDS encoding NAD-dependent protein deacylase, translated as MDARLKEIIETSENIVFFGGAGVSTESGIPDFRSEKGLYHAQQVYGYSPETMLSHSFYTRNTKLFFQYYKENLIHREAQPNEAHKTLARLEDMGKLKAVVTQNIDGLHQKAGSKAVYELHGSVLRNYCERCGKAYDLDYIMDEANCKDGVPVCNCGGTIKPDVVLYEEALDDACVNGAVRAISEADTLIIGGTSLVVYPAAGLINYFHGNHLVLINKDATAYDNRADLVINDSIGKVMAWE; from the coding sequence ATGGATGCAAGACTGAAAGAAATCATCGAGACTAGTGAGAATATCGTGTTCTTTGGCGGCGCGGGCGTGTCCACAGAGAGCGGGATTCCTGACTTCCGTTCAGAAAAAGGACTGTACCATGCACAGCAGGTGTACGGGTATTCCCCGGAGACCATGTTGTCCCATTCGTTCTACACACGGAACACCAAACTTTTCTTCCAGTATTATAAAGAAAATCTCATTCACCGGGAAGCACAGCCCAATGAGGCTCACAAGACCTTGGCCAGACTGGAGGATATGGGTAAACTGAAGGCAGTGGTGACGCAGAACATCGATGGACTTCATCAGAAGGCCGGCTCCAAGGCCGTCTATGAGCTTCACGGAAGCGTGCTCCGCAACTACTGTGAGAGGTGTGGCAAGGCTTACGATCTGGACTACATCATGGATGAGGCAAACTGCAAGGATGGTGTGCCTGTTTGCAACTGCGGAGGTACCATCAAACCAGACGTGGTCCTCTACGAGGAGGCGCTGGATGATGCATGCGTGAACGGTGCGGTACGGGCCATCTCCGAGGCAGATACGCTGATCATCGGGGGAACTTCCCTGGTGGTCTATCCGGCAGCAGGGCTGATCAACTATTTCCACGGCAACCACCTGGTTCTGATCAACAAGGATGCGACAGCGTACGATAACCGGGCTGATCTGGTGATCAACGACTCCATCGGAAAGGTGATGGCATGGGAGTAG
- a CDS encoding AzlC family ABC transporter permease — MHDGIPIGIGYFAVAFSLGITARDCGFNAFQGFLSSITTYASAGQFIGYTLYAANATLLQLAIMTVITNARYLLMGFALNQRLPQGTPLYKRMLCGVAITDEIFGITIARPGYVNPFYPLGALVTAAPMWSCGIALGITMGNLLPLRLVSALSVALFGMFLAVIIPPSRRDKIVGIFVAISFGTSYAATILPWIRDLSAGNRTIILTVAISAIAAVLFPARHEVEGAADTADTSNTTAITREEASRE; from the coding sequence ATGCATGATGGGATCCCCATCGGGATCGGATACTTCGCTGTCGCCTTTTCTCTGGGTATTACTGCCAGAGACTGTGGCTTCAACGCTTTCCAGGGATTCCTATCCAGTATCACCACCTATGCATCGGCGGGCCAGTTCATCGGCTACACACTGTATGCGGCCAACGCCACGCTGCTGCAGCTGGCAATCATGACGGTCATCACCAACGCACGCTATCTGCTGATGGGATTCGCCCTGAACCAGCGACTACCCCAGGGGACACCGCTATACAAGCGTATGCTTTGTGGAGTGGCCATCACGGATGAGATCTTTGGGATCACCATCGCACGCCCGGGGTACGTCAACCCCTTCTATCCACTGGGCGCGCTGGTAACGGCAGCTCCCATGTGGTCCTGTGGCATCGCCCTTGGGATCACCATGGGAAATCTTCTTCCGCTACGCCTGGTCAGCGCCCTCAGCGTAGCTCTCTTTGGCATGTTCCTGGCGGTAATCATCCCGCCATCCCGCCGCGATAAGATCGTGGGAATCTTTGTCGCCATCAGTTTTGGCACCAGTTATGCAGCTACCATCCTTCCCTGGATCCGGGATCTGTCTGCGGGAAATCGAACCATCATCCTTACGGTGGCCATATCTGCGATTGCCGCGGTTCTCTTCCCGGCGCGGCACGAAGTGGAAGGCGCGGCGGACACAGCGGACACATCCAACACCACCGCCATTACCAGAGAGGAGGCCTCCCGTGAGTGA
- a CDS encoding AzlD domain-containing protein: MSETIYIYIYIAVMALATYLCRVLPLTLIRRPIENRFFQSFLYYVPYVTLAVMTFPAIMQATQSQLAGAAALLVGVLVAWRGASLFKVAAACCVTVFLLELVLCP; encoded by the coding sequence GTGAGTGAAACGATCTATATTTATATCTACATCGCGGTCATGGCACTGGCCACCTACCTGTGCCGGGTGCTCCCGTTGACGCTGATCCGCCGGCCAATCGAGAACCGGTTCTTTCAGTCTTTTCTGTACTATGTTCCTTACGTGACATTGGCAGTGATGACCTTTCCCGCCATCATGCAGGCAACACAGTCCCAGCTGGCAGGCGCTGCCGCCCTGTTGGTTGGCGTTCTGGTGGCCTGGCGCGGTGCCAGTCTCTTCAAGGTAGCTGCCGCCTGCTGCGTCACGGTGTTCCTGCTGGAGCTGGTGCTCTGCCCATAA
- a CDS encoding flavin reductase family protein, with product MEKTIMKPSAMLNPVPVVLVSCADDREENLITIAWAGTICSDPPMVSISVRKERHSYHIIRESGEFVINLVTEDLAKATDFCGVRSGRDLDKFEVCGLSKVPGAVVAAPLVAESPVNLECKVKQIIECGSHDVFLAEIVKVHADQALFDEAGRIRLDKAGLVAYCHGEYFGLKKQPLGKFGYSVMKPKTRKRINRERYQAKHQKK from the coding sequence GTGGAAAAGACAATCATGAAACCGTCTGCGATGCTGAACCCCGTCCCTGTGGTGTTGGTATCCTGTGCAGATGACAGGGAAGAGAATCTCATTACTATCGCCTGGGCCGGCACCATTTGCTCAGACCCACCCATGGTGTCCATTTCTGTGCGAAAAGAGCGCCACTCCTACCATATCATCCGGGAGTCCGGCGAGTTTGTGATCAATCTGGTCACCGAGGACCTGGCAAAGGCTACGGATTTCTGCGGCGTTCGCTCCGGCAGAGATCTGGACAAGTTCGAGGTATGCGGTCTATCCAAGGTGCCGGGGGCAGTAGTTGCCGCGCCGCTGGTGGCGGAGTCACCGGTAAATCTGGAGTGCAAGGTGAAACAGATCATCGAGTGCGGCAGTCATGACGTGTTCCTGGCTGAGATCGTGAAGGTGCACGCGGACCAGGCTTTGTTCGATGAGGCAGGGAGGATCCGCCTGGACAAAGCCGGCCTGGTGGCATATTGTCATGGTGAGTATTTCGGTCTGAAGAAACAACCCCTGGGCAAGTTCGGGTACTCCGTCATGAAGCCGAAGACAAGGAAACGGATCAACCGGGAGCGCTATCAGGCCAAACATCAGAAGAAATAA
- a CDS encoding zinc ribbon domain-containing protein yields MKNFRSRILSVDYGKRFRLLLAAGLCILIIGGGASAILLHTVDANALGGSTQIEQENNAGRQPPGTAQPYGGHGRFGNDGKQHLPDQNSTPDTQEGNGASPENGANNDNNTGNSNNSSKSGNTSQDANTTGAIAQVASYQQTAGGNMGSMGNMGGGFDGVRMDGRGGHHGHFLSMILHNNQISIVTKIVILATTILGILWLLVVWYTIVCYLYRSSTFSRMNRTLWTILGIFGGLLALLAFFIARSILKVRCENCDAWQDAEQAYCTDCGAALQQNCPGCGASVSQNAAYCPSCGKEMAADNSTNP; encoded by the coding sequence ATGAAGAATTTCAGATCACGGATCCTCTCCGTAGACTACGGGAAACGATTCCGGCTCCTGCTGGCGGCAGGGCTTTGTATCCTGATCATCGGAGGGGGTGCATCGGCAATCCTCTTGCACACAGTGGATGCGAATGCCCTGGGTGGATCGACACAGATCGAACAGGAAAACAACGCCGGAAGGCAACCACCGGGAACCGCGCAGCCTTACGGAGGTCACGGACGATTCGGGAATGACGGAAAACAACATCTTCCGGACCAGAACAGCACACCGGATACACAGGAAGGCAACGGCGCCTCCCCTGAGAATGGTGCCAACAATGATAACAATACAGGCAATAGTAATAACAGTAGCAAAAGCGGAAACACTTCCCAGGACGCCAATACTACAGGAGCCATAGCACAGGTCGCCAGTTACCAGCAGACAGCTGGCGGCAACATGGGTAGCATGGGCAACATGGGAGGCGGATTTGACGGAGTACGCATGGATGGACGCGGCGGTCATCACGGACACTTCCTGTCCATGATCCTTCACAACAATCAGATATCCATCGTCACCAAGATCGTCATATTGGCTACCACCATCCTGGGGATCCTCTGGTTACTTGTAGTCTGGTACACCATCGTCTGTTACCTCTATCGCTCCAGTACCTTCTCTCGCATGAACCGCACCCTTTGGACCATCCTGGGAATATTTGGAGGGCTCCTGGCGCTGCTCGCCTTCTTTATCGCCAGGAGCATCCTGAAGGTCCGTTGTGAAAACTGCGACGCCTGGCAGGATGCGGAGCAGGCGTACTGCACGGACTGCGGAGCCGCCCTGCAGCAGAATTGCCCTGGTTGCGGAGCCTCTGTCTCACAAAACGCAGCTTACTGCCCTTCCTGTGGAAAAGAAATGGCGGCAGACAACAGCACGAACCCTTAA
- the nhaC gene encoding Na+/H+ antiporter NhaC: MENKTSRLPHPVLALLPIVVLLVIMITNYVLDWGQDPHIPVLIACVVAMIVGRISGHTYKEMLAGGLAAVNQSLEAIIIILCVGCLIGSFEWCGSIPAVVFYGLKCINPGFFLPLACILCSIVGIALGSAWTVTATLGIAFMSIGQTMGLNPALVAGMILSGACTGDKLSPLSDSTNLAAGASQTGLFDHVRAMMTTTLPSLAIAILLFAILSLKGSSNYDPEVANSLSAAITDHYQYMSPVLLIPFIAIFVVAILKVPALPGILLLAFIGGIFAMVFQGASVNDLITMWHYGYEAETGNELCDKLLNKGGMDSMLWTNNLVIIAVGFGGILQTIGAVEAILGGLIHRVNNVFQLVLVTILTGMFCITTMCDQYLGLIIPSAMYKDKYDEMGLGRNMLSRTLEDGGTLWSPLVPWSSCGAYHSSILGVSTFAYLPFCFMNLINPIFALVTVALKRNIFYADGTRINLFGRLVKGDVAEAPAEAHEKAMKALERIRAEEAK; this comes from the coding sequence ATGGAAAACAAGACATCTCGTCTTCCTCATCCTGTCCTTGCCCTGCTCCCGATCGTAGTTCTTCTGGTGATCATGATCACCAACTACGTGCTGGACTGGGGCCAGGATCCACACATCCCTGTGCTGATTGCGTGTGTCGTGGCAATGATCGTCGGAAGGATCAGTGGTCACACCTACAAGGAAATGCTGGCAGGCGGTCTGGCCGCCGTCAATCAGTCTCTGGAGGCTATCATCATCATCCTTTGTGTAGGGTGCCTGATCGGTTCTTTCGAGTGGTGCGGAAGCATCCCTGCCGTGGTATTCTATGGACTGAAGTGCATCAATCCGGGCTTCTTTCTGCCCCTGGCATGCATACTTTGTTCTATCGTAGGTATCGCACTTGGATCTGCCTGGACAGTAACCGCTACTCTGGGCATCGCATTCATGTCTATCGGTCAGACCATGGGATTGAACCCGGCGCTGGTTGCCGGCATGATCCTGTCTGGAGCGTGTACAGGAGACAAACTGTCCCCACTGTCCGACTCCACCAACCTGGCTGCAGGTGCATCGCAGACTGGTCTGTTTGACCATGTGCGTGCCATGATGACGACGACACTGCCGAGCCTGGCTATCGCCATCCTTCTCTTTGCGATCCTGTCGCTGAAGGGTTCTTCCAACTATGATCCTGAGGTGGCTAACTCACTGTCTGCGGCAATTACAGATCACTATCAGTATATGAGCCCTGTGCTGCTGATCCCCTTCATCGCCATCTTTGTGGTAGCGATCCTGAAGGTTCCGGCACTGCCTGGCATCCTGCTTCTGGCCTTCATCGGCGGCATTTTCGCCATGGTCTTCCAGGGGGCTAGCGTGAACGATCTGATCACCATGTGGCACTATGGCTACGAGGCTGAGACTGGCAATGAGCTCTGTGACAAACTGCTGAACAAGGGCGGTATGGACAGCATGCTCTGGACCAACAACCTGGTCATCATTGCCGTTGGCTTCGGCGGGATCCTGCAGACCATCGGTGCGGTGGAGGCGATTCTGGGTGGACTGATCCACCGTGTAAACAACGTATTCCAGCTGGTCCTGGTGACCATTCTGACAGGAATGTTCTGCATCACCACCATGTGCGACCAGTATCTGGGCCTGATCATCCCGTCCGCTATGTATAAGGACAAGTATGACGAGATGGGCCTTGGCAGAAATATGCTCTCCAGAACACTGGAGGATGGCGGCACACTGTGGTCACCACTTGTTCCCTGGTCCTCCTGTGGAGCGTACCATTCCAGCATTCTGGGTGTCAGCACCTTCGCATACCTGCCGTTCTGCTTCATGAATCTGATCAATCCGATCTTCGCGTTGGTCACCGTTGCTCTGAAGAGAAACATCTTCTATGCAGACGGTACTCGTATCAACCTCTTCGGCAGGCTGGTCAAGGGAGATGTGGCAGAGGCTCCGGCAGAAGCTCACGAGAAGGCCATGAAAGCACTGGAACGCATCCGTGCAGAGGAGGCCAAGTAA
- the rpsT gene encoding 30S ribosomal protein S20, whose protein sequence is MANIKSAKKRIKVIDRKTAQNRRIKNNIKLALKAFDQAVVEGDMEAAAEKRTAAEKTLKKAASKHTISKQSANHKVSQITKRFNAAKAAK, encoded by the coding sequence ATGGCAAACATTAAATCCGCAAAGAAAAGAATCAAGGTAATCGACCGCAAGACAGCACAGAACAGAAGAATCAAGAACAACATCAAGCTGGCTCTGAAGGCTTTTGATCAGGCTGTTGTTGAGGGCGACATGGAAGCTGCCGCTGAGAAGAGAACTGCTGCTGAGAAGACCCTGAAGAAGGCTGCCAGCAAGCACACCATCTCCAAGCAGTCTGCTAACCACAAGGTCTCCCAGATCACCAAGAGATTCAACGCAGCCAAGGCTGCAAAATAA
- the tsaA gene encoding tRNA (N6-threonylcarbamoyladenosine(37)-N6)-methyltransferase TrmO, producing the protein MYDSPEMKIIAHIESDYGEKFGIPRQAGLTNGLARIVFEPEFRSEDAVRGLAEFSHLWIIWQFSENVGKHWSPTVRPPRLGGNRHVGVFATRSPFRPNPIGLSCVRIEKVEPGPVIWVRGADLMDGTPIYDIKPYVPYADSHPEATGSFTERTKQHALEVDFPAALLEKLPEKKRLPLLEALSQDPRPGYQEDPERVYGMRYAEHNIRFRVAGDLLTVESVE; encoded by the coding sequence ATGTACGATTCACCGGAAATGAAGATCATCGCCCATATCGAGAGTGACTACGGTGAGAAGTTCGGGATCCCTCGGCAGGCGGGACTGACGAATGGGCTGGCTCGGATCGTGTTTGAACCGGAATTCCGGAGCGAGGACGCGGTGCGGGGGCTAGCGGAGTTCTCTCACCTTTGGATCATCTGGCAGTTTTCCGAAAACGTGGGCAAGCACTGGTCGCCGACCGTGCGGCCGCCCCGGCTTGGGGGTAACAGGCACGTGGGAGTATTCGCCACCCGCTCTCCGTTCCGCCCCAACCCCATCGGGCTTTCCTGCGTGCGCATTGAGAAGGTAGAACCGGGGCCGGTGATCTGGGTGCGGGGAGCCGACCTGATGGACGGCACACCCATCTACGACATCAAGCCTTATGTGCCCTATGCAGACTCACATCCGGAGGCGACGGGCAGTTTTACGGAGCGCACAAAGCAGCACGCGCTGGAGGTGGATTTCCCTGCGGCACTGTTGGAAAAGTTGCCGGAAAAGAAACGGTTGCCGCTGCTGGAGGCTTTGTCCCAGGACCCAAGACCTGGTTACCAGGAGGATCCGGAACGTGTATACGGGATGCGCTATGCGGAACACAACATCCGGTTTCGGGTGGCGGGCGATCTGCTGACAGTGGAGAGTGTAGAATAG